The genomic window TTTTCAAGCCTTAAAATTTAATTAATTTTAAAAGGGGAAGATAAGGCTATGTTAAAAAATGAAGTTAATTATGAAGAAAAAGGGATAGTTTTTAACATACAAAGATTTTCTGTAAATGATGGACCTGGTTTGAGAACTATAGTGTTTTTAAAAGGCTGCCCTTTATCTTGTCGTTGGTGTAGTAATCCAGAATCTCAAAATAAGCATAGACAAGTAATGTTTAATATTAAGAACTGTATTGACTGTCACCAATGTGAAAAAGTCTGTAAAATGACAGCTATTGATTTTAAGTTTAATTATAGGATAGATAGAAGCAAATGTATGAACTGTGGTGAATGTACAGAAAACTGTTATTCAGGAGCTCTTGTTATGTCTGGAGAACAAATAACAGTGCAACAGGTTATGGAAGAGTTAAAGAAAGATTCTGTACAATTCAGGCGTTCAAAAGGTGGAGTTACTCTTTCAGGTGGAGAACCATTAATGCAGTCTAAATTTGCTTTGGAATTGTTGAAAGCCTGTAAAAGTATAGGATGGCATACTACTATAGAAACGACAGCTTATTGTCGAGAAGAAGTAATAGAGGATATATTACCTTGGGTTGATTTAGTGCTTTTAGATATTAAGACATTGGATACAAATAAGCATTTTGAATATATTGGAGTAAATAATGAGCCTATATTAGAAAATGTAAAAAGAATTACACAATCCGATGTGGAAACTATAATTAGAGTTCCAGTTATTCCAGAATTTAATGCTGATAAAGAAAGTATTAAGCATATAGCTGAGTTTGCTAAAAATTTAAGAACAATAAAAGAAATACATCTTTTGCCATATCATAAATTTGGAACAAACAAGTATGAATATATAGGAAGAGAGTATGGTATGAGAAAAGAAATTAATACTCCAAGTAATAATACAATGGCTAAATTTAAAACGATTGTAGAAGATTTAGGAATATGCTGTAATATTGGAGCACATTAAGTTAGTTAGGGTAGAAAATAGAAAAAACCCCTTCTAGTGAAGATTTGACAGTGAAAAGTTTTACACCATATATATGATTAATTGACAATTAAATTATGATAAGGTAGCATATGATTATAGTGGTATAATAAGTAATAAAATTGCAAGATAAGAAGGGGGAAAAGTAATGAAATCAAAAAAAATCATGGCAATAACGTTAGCAGCAGGGGTATTTATTGGAGGAGTTGGAGTTTCACCAGTTAAAGCTTTTGCAACAACAGAAAATAAGGTACAAGCTAAAGTAAGTACACAAAAAGAACTTCAAAGTAAGGTGTACAAGCTATTAAATAAAATTAAAGTTAATCCCAATGAAAAAGATATTAAAGAGGCTAGAAGAGTAATAGGTGATATAGACAATCATTCATATAGATCATCATGTTCTTATCTTTTAGATTTATATATTAATAAGAATATAGATAAAAATATCTCTTCTATAGATGAATTAGTTAATGCATACAAAATGAATAAAAAAATTACTTCATGTGAAGTTGAACAAAATTTAGGAATAAAATTAGATGGAAAAAATTTATCTAAAGAAGATGAAAAAAGTTTAGCGCAAATACTTTCAATAATAAACTCATTAAATGTAAAAACAGATATCAAAACAGTATCAAGGGACGAAAATAAAAAGGCTGTTGCAGAAGGAAATGTCAAAGTTAGTGTCAATGGAGTTACTATGGATATGAAGGTTTGGTCAGATGTAGATATAACTGGAAGCAATCCAAAAATAAAATCTATAGTAGAGATCCCAGAAGCACTAAAAGTAATTATGCCAGCAGAGTATAAAGATAAAAAATATTTTGTTTATGATATTAGTAAAATACTTCCAAATTCAGAAGCAGTAGAAGCTACTAAGATGATAGATTTTCAAAAATTAATAAATTCAGCTACTAATTTTGGTGTTAGTTTCAATGAAAGCTTTGCAAACTTTATAAAAATAGCAGATGCAAAATATGATATTGTTTCAAAGGGTGATGCATCTAAATTAGGTAATAATTCAGTTAAAGCTTATAAGATTGATTTGAATAATGAAAAATTAATAAATGTAATAAAATATGCTCTAAAAGATAAAAAAATGACTGGATTAGTAAAGGATTATATAAATGATATAATGGCTCTTGATCCTAATTATAGTGGAACTAAAGTTACAGATGAACAATTATCAGCAGCTTTAAATCAAACTATAATGATATTAGATAAGATGAAAGATGCAGTTCAAATAGATATAAGTATTGATGTTGGTGTAGATAAGAATGGATATGTTTCATACAATAAAGGCAATGTAAAGTTTACAGTTAATGTAGGCGAAATACCAAAGATGTCAGGAGATATACAACCTAAAAAAGATATAGTAAATACAAATTCAATTTATACACTATTATTTGATTTTGATTCAAATATAAGTAAAATAAATGAAGATATAAAAACTAATCCTATGCCAGAAGTAAATGAAAAAAATTCTATAGATTATATGGATTTTGTAACGAGCTTAGCAAAGCAAAATCCAAATAAATAAAATAAATAATTATAAGATCCTAATACATTGTTTTATTACAATATATATTAGGATCTTATTTTGTAATGTAAAAGAGATGTTTACAAGGTAGATACAAGTTTAAGATAAGTTTGAAACAAGCTATATGTAAACTTAAATATAATTGAGGATATTACTATGCAAAGGATAAAATACAATTGTAAATACTGTTTTGAGGAGTATTTATAATTTTTGTAAAATAAGTAGTTTATTTTTATAAAATAAACTATAGAAATTTTATAAAAAACCGATAAAAAATATGGATATTTAAATTATGGTAAATTTAAAACTAATTAAGTCCAAATTTTTCTGATATAATATCATTTGGAAAATTATAATAAACTTGTGGAGTAAAGGAGGAACATATGAGGAAGTTAAAAAATACTATGCTTTTGTTGTTTACATTAAGCATATGTATACTATTTACCAATGTCGAAGCTTTTGCTAAAGTTTCATCTACTCAAGTACAGTCTTTCAATATAACACCAGTATCGAAGACTTCGGATTATGTAGTAGGCAAGCAGTATAAAGTTACAGCAAAAGCCACAAGCATAAATAATCCAGAATATAGATTTTGGGTGGGAAATTTAAAAACAGGGAAGTGGAAAATTTTAAAAGATTATAGTACAACTAATACTATAACATGGACACCTACACAAGCAGGAAGATTTGAAGTTTCTGTTCATGTAAGAGATAAGAAAAGTAAAGCAGCTTATGAAGCTGTAAAGTATGAAGATCTGGATGTTAAATCATCGACTTCAAAGCCGGGGACAAGCATAAAAACGACTATAAAAAATTTATCTATAGAAGACTTAAGTGGAAATTCTAAGTACATAGTAGGGAATAAATGCAAAATAACTGCTAATGCTATAAGCACTAATGGACCTGAATATAAATTTTGGGTATCTGATTTGAAAAAAGGAGATAGAAAACTTCTTAGAGATTATAGTGAAAGTAGCAGTGTAACATGGACACCTACAAGTAAGGGTAAATTTGAAATAATTGTGTATGCAAGAGATAAGAAAAGTAAAGTAGATTATGAATGTATAAATTATAAGGGTATAGAGGTTGTTTCTAGTGGAGATGGTGTAACAAAGCCTACTGTAAAAACAGTTGTAAAAAATTTTTCTGTAGAAGCTTTAAATGGAAAAGCTAAATATACAGTGGGAAATAAACATAAAGTAACAGCTAATGGGGTAAGTGCTAATAGTCCTCAGTATAGATTTTGGTTAGGAGATTTAAAAACAGGAAAATGGAAAATACTTAAGGATTATAGTTCAACTAACACTATAACATGGACACCTACACAAAAAGGAAGATTTGAGGTATCTGTGCATGTAAGAGATAGTAAAAGCAAAGCTGATTATGAAGTTGTAAAATTTGAAGATATAGATATTATATCTACTTCACAAGGAAATACAGATGATAATACTAAACCAGGTAAAGATACAGATATTAAACCGTCTATAAAAACAACTGTAAAAAACTTTTCTATAGATAACTTAGATGGAGATTCAAAATATATAGTAGCAAATAGATATAAAGTGACAGCTGATGCTTTAAGTAATAATAATCCTCAATATAGATTTTGGGTAGGAAATTTAGATACAGGAAAGTGGCAAATTCTTAAAGATTATAGTTCAACTAATACTATAACGTGGGTACCAACATCAAAAGGAAGATTTGAGGTATCTGTTCATGTTAGAGATAGTAAAAGCAAAGTGGATTATGAAGCTGTAAAATTTGAAGATGTATTTGTGGATTCTGGTGCACATATACAGTCAAGAAAACAATCTCAATTACAAACGAACTTAGTTAATTATTTATTGGCGAGTAAAAGTAATAGAGATTCGGTTATGAAGAGAGCAATAGAACTTCATGATGGAGACGAGAGTAATACTTGTGTGTATTTTACAAGTGAGGCATTAAGAAGAGCTGGACTAAAAAATTTACCTACATATGTATGTAATACTCGTCAGCTTAGCACAAAATTAACTAGTTATGGATGGGGTAAATGTGCAGATTATACTAAACTCTTACCAGGAGATTTATGTTTTAGTATAAATGGAGGTTCAGGGTATCCTACACATGTGTATACTTTTGTAAGTTGGGTAAAAGAAGGAGATTATGTATGGGCTAACATAGTTGATAATCAACGCTCAAGATTTAATGGTGAACCTCTTCATAAAAGAACAATCATCCGTAGTACAGAATTGTTTGATAAATTTCAGTATTTTATGTACAAGCCACGTTAAAATTTTGATGAAAATTTTTAGATGAATGCATAGGGCAAGATTCATTTAAAATATAGCTTAATATATAGAGACTAGTAAAAGGAATTGATAAAAATTCTACTTTTGCTAGTCTTTTGATTTTTATAGGAATATAATTAATTATTGTTTTAGTTAAAACATTATACTAAGAGCACTAAATAAGATTTTAAAACGACTAAAATAAACCTATTTTAAAATGAAAATATAAAATAGTACTTGTATCTTTCTATAAAAAATAGTATATTATTAATAATAAATATTAATTAATAATAAATATTTATTATTAATAGTAAATAAGTAGAGGGTGACAATGTATGAAATATTTATTTTTAGAATATCCTAAATGTAGTACTTGTAAAAAAGCTAAGAAGTGGTTAGAAGAAAATAATATTATATTTGAAGATAGACATATTGTTGAGAAAAATCCGACAAAGGAAGATCTAACTGAATGGATTGAAAAAAGCGGACTTCCAGTAAGCAAGTTTTTCAATACAAGTGGAGTTTTATATAGAGAAATGAATTTAAAAGAGAGAGTTAAAACGGCAGAAAAAGATGAGTTAATTGATATATTGTCAACTAATGGAATGTTAGTTAAACGTCCATTAGTTATAATGGATAAATTTATTTTAGTTGGTTTTAAAGAAGATGAGTGGAGGAAGAAGTTATTAGAAGATAAAAAATATAAGAAAAATATTGAAGGAGGAATAATAATGGATAATATAGAAAGCGTATTAAATGCTTTAAAAAATTCAAAAGAACCAATGAAATCAGGTGAAATAGCTGAAACAACTGGAATTGATAAGAAAGAGGTAGATAAGGCTATCAAAAAATTAAAATCAGAAGAGAAAATTAGTTCTCCTAAGAGATGTTACTATTCAATAAATGAGTAATTTTTATTAATTGAGGAAATTGCATAATTGAAAAATATATAACTCCATGCAAGTTTCATTGTTTACTGCTTCGAAAATTTCTCTTATCAAGGTTTAGAATAAGCTTAAGATGTAGTAAAAGAGAAATTTTAAGGCGCTGCTCACAACAAAACTTGCATTCCATATTTTCAATTTGTAATTATGCAATTTGCTTAATTAAGATACTGGAGATGTAATTTAAAAAATAGTGTGTTTAATGAGTTGAACAATATTTTGATGAACTAAAATAAATTAAGTAATTAACTTAATCTATATTTAAAAGGTGGATTATTTATAGCTTATATTGCTGTATATATCCACCTTTTTTATTTAATTAATTATTTTTAGTTTAATTAGATTCAACATTAACTAAAGATCTCTTAGGTAATGATATGATAAAACCGACTAATGCACCAATTACCGCAGGTACAAGCCAACCAAGACCTTTTGAGTAAAGTGGTAAATAATTAAATAAATTTATTAAGAAATCTAGTTTAAAACCAAATTCTTTAAGAGAATCTATAATGCTTACAAAAGATACAAAAAGTAGACTCCATCTATAAACACTAGAACTACCTCCAAAAAAGTCATTAGCTAGAGAGAGTACTATAAGGGTAAGAGCAACAGGATATATAGCAGTTAAAACTGGTACAGATATTGAAAGAATTTTAGTTAATCCCATATTTGCAAAAACCATACTAGAAGAACATAATATTTTAACCCAAGTTTTATAAGATACTTTTGGTATTAATCTTGTAAAGTATTGGCTACATGATGTTATAAGTCCAACAGAAGTAGTTAAACAAGCTAGTGAAAATATTATGCCTAATAATACAGCGCCAGGTTTACCAAATAAGTAGAGTACTATATTAGTTAGTATTTCTGCTCCGTTTTGAGTATTAGGGAATCTTATTTGGCTAGAAGCACCTAAATATGCCAACATACCATATATGATTGTTAAAAATAAACCTGCTATTAATCCAGCTTTTATAGAGTTAGACGTTATAGATTTTTCATCTTGTATTCCTTTTGCTTTAAGAGCTATTGAAATTACAATTCCAAAGTTTAATGCTGCTATAGCATCCATTGTCATATATCCATCTAAGAATCCTTTAAAAGCAGGGGATTCTACATAATTTCCTTGTGCTAGAGCAGAAGGGCCTATAGGTTTAAATAAGCTACATATAAAAATAGTTGATATAAGTACTAATAATATTGGAGTTAAAATTTTACCAAAGCGATCCACTAGCTTTGATGGTGTTAAACAAAGCCAAAATGCTATTAGAAAATAACATAAGGTATATATAAAAAGAGCTAATTTACTTGAACTAATGGAAGATGGCAAAAATGGAGCTACTCCCATTTCAAAAGCTAAACTTCCTGCACGAGGTATGCCTAGGAAAGGTCCTATTGCTAAATATATTATAATTGTAAATACAACTGCAAAATATATATGTACACGGCTAGCTAAAGCATGAAGCCCACCAGCTTTAGAGATTGTTACAATAGCTAATATAGGAAATCCTACTGCAGATATAAGAAATCCACCTAAAGCAATCCAAGTAGAATTACCAGCTAGTTTACCTAAAAATGGTGGAAATATTAAATTTCCTGCCCCAAAGAATAAAGAAAAAGTCATTAAACTAATAAATATTAAATCTTTTTTTGATAAATTTTTCATTTTTATGCCCCCTAAAATTTAAATGTTTTGTCAATGAAGAATAATGCCTATTTCAGAATCCATATTAATCACATCCTTACTAGTTATAATGAGGTATGTTTTAAGATACTGTTCATTTAATCTAATTTAGAAGTGTAATTAGATTAAAGTTAATAATTTAAAACATATCCAAACAGTAATTAAAAAAATTTTAAAATAAAAAAGCTCGTCCCTTAAAAGAGACGAGCTATACTCGCGTTACCACTCTACTTCAATAAAATCCAAAGAACTGCAAAAAGATTTTATTACACTTATCTACGTACAATATAATACGCGTTCCTTTTAACGGTGGACATCCGATAAGGCTTACTAATGAAAGCTTCGGTCTTACTTCTCGGAGATGATTTTCAGCTATATTCTGAACATTGGCTTTCAGCATAATGCCAATTCTCTGTGGAACAGTTTTTATAACGTACTTGTTCTCGTCATAGAATTTAATTTTTAATTTAAATATTTTATATCATAATATATAGAATATGTCAAATATTTTTTACTTATGGAAATTTCATATTTCAAATAAAATTTATAAATAATTATCAATAATATTTTCAGCTAGTTTTTTATACATGTTAGATTTATTGATAAGCATAAGAACTGTGAGAAGTATTTTATAATAATCATTATTTTCGTTTAAACTAGAAACTTCATTAAGTATTAAATCTAATTTTTCTCCTATTTGATTATTAAAGTTATCGCTTTCAATATTTTTAATATTTAAAAATATTTCATATAATTTGTCTAATTCTAAGTTTTCTTCATCTATATTAAAGTTTTCTACTGTTTGGCTTAACAAGGTTTTTATATCAGTAATTGCTAAACTTTGTTTTAAGTTGTAAATTAATATCATCATTATTATGTGATTTCTTGAATATTTTTTATTCTTTGCGGGCATTAATATTTTATCTTTTGTATAGTTATTTATCATAGTTTTGGTTAAAATTTTATCATCTTCATTGCGTTTGCTTCCATTTAAACCAGTCTCAAATAAAGTTATAACTTGATCCATATATAAATCTAATTTTGGAATATCCATAAGTTGAATTTCTTCTTTTAAGTTTAAATTATTTATGGTATTGAGTATGTCTTCTTTATAATTACTCATATTTAGAACTCCTTTCTTAAAAAATAACTGATCTCCTATTCGATATAAATATAGTGAAATGTAGTTATTGAAACTATATCATGTAATATATATCTATAATTTTAATAGTATAGCAAAATAAATTCAAGGAGTTTATAAAAAAGTTATATAATTTTTACATTTTAACTAAAAATTAATTGAATTTTTATGAAAATATTATATAATATAAGTATAACATCAAGTGGTTTTAAAAACTAGGTTTAGTTACATTGATATATTTTAAGCAAATTACACATAATAAAGTCAAAGCATATTAAAAAATAATTATGCAAAAATAGAAATTGTTTTATGGAAACTAAACATTGAGGAGGAGTAAAAATGACCAAGAATAAAATTTTTAGGGAGCCTATTAATGGATTTACCCATTTATTTGGAGCTGTAGTTTCTTTGGTAGGTTTAATAGTTCTTATATTAAAAGCATTAATTTCATATCCATCAAGTAATTTAAAGGTAACTTCGGTGATTATATTTGGTGTAAGTCTTATATTTCTGTACACTGCTAGCTCAGTGTATCACTTAGTAAATTCTACAGATAAGGTAATTAAGTTGTTAAGAAGATTGGATCATTCAATGATATTCATACTTATAGCAGGTACTTATACACCGATATGTTTAGTTGTACTACAAGGCAAATTGCGTTGGAGTATATTTATAGCTGTATGGTCAATGGCATTAGCTGGAGTGTTATTTAAGATGATATGGTTCAATATGCCTAGGTGGCTATCTACAATGTTTTATATATTGATGGGATGGTTTGTAGTTTTATTTATAAATCCTGTTTCACAAAGCATTAGTATGGCAGGGGTAGTATGGCTTGTATTAGGTGGTGTTTTTTATACTTTGGGAGGGATAATGTACGCATTGAAGTGGCCTAATTTAAATTTGAAATTTATGGGGTTCCATGAGATATTTCATATATTCATACTTTTAGGAAGTTTTAGTCATTACATGTGCATATTTAAGTATGTAATATAATAATGCTGTGACCCAACATTATAGTAGCGATTAGCGAACAGAGAATAGTAAAGGAAGATTTTCTTCCTAGTGTCAGAAAATCTTTAAACTAAGTAAAAATAAGAGCATAATGAAAAATCAATTTTTCATTATGCTCTTTGTTGTTAGTTTAAGTAAAAGAGCTGATAAGCTCTTAAAAGCGGTAGCTGGCGGAAACATTACTAAATTTTAGATTAAGTATTTTTATTTATAGTATATTCTGAACATAATAAGATAAATGTTAAGCCGGAGGCTGTAATGAGTTTTAATATTAAAGTAATATTATTGATAGTGAGAATATAGATAGATTTGTGTACTTTAAAATACTATTTATATCATTACAGTATTATATATTATAAACCTTTTAATTTTAAATACTGATGGTTTGTTTTAAAATAACTTTCTATTTAGTTTTAAGATTTTCTGACATAAGGAAGAAAATCATCCTTTAGTCTTCCTCTTCTCCCCAGTATACATATTAAACTATATTACTTATAAATAAACTAAGGCATAGGAATAAGGTTTTCTTATATATGTAGTTAGCCAATTAAACTTTGAAGTAGCAACTAGAAATACTTAAGGTGTAGGATTCTAATATTACAACGGAATATTAGAGCAGAGACTAGAGAACAGAGAATAGAGAATAGTAGAGGATGATTTTGTTTTAGACAAAATCTTTAACTATATTATAGAAATTTATTAATGAAATAAATTTCAACCTATACTATTCACTATGCACTATTCCTTATTCTCTGAACAAAGTACTTTCTTGCGTGCTGAAGGTTTAATGGATAAATACATATATTTAGAAAACCTATTCCTATGCCGTTACTCATTCCGTCGCAATATTATTTTATAGTGTATATTAACAAAGCATAAGCATTAAGTTAAAATAAATTGGTATATTATTTTTTTTATGATAAAATAAAGCTATGCTTTGGCGAAAGGAGATGAAGTGATATGAAAGCTAATAACTTTTTTAAAGAATGGATATTGCCTATAGGAGCAGCCATAATATTAGCTATTTTAATAAATCAATTTTTGTTTTTTCAAGTATCTGTCCCAACTAAGTCAATGTATCCTACTATTAAACCTAAAGATAGGATTATTGTTACAAGAATTTATGATAAGAAGTCATTAAAAACAGGAGATATTATAGTTTTTCGTTCAGATGAATTAAATGAAACTTTGATAAAAAGGCTTATAGGACTTCCAGGTGATGAAGTTAAGATAGATGAAGAAGGTTTAGTGTATGTTAATGGAAAAAAAATAGACCAACCTTATGTTGTATATAGTGGTGGAATGAGTGGAACTTTTAAGGTTCCAGAAGGAAAGTATTTTTTCATGGGAGATAATAGAGGTAACTCATGGGACAGCAGGTATTGGAATGAGCATTATATAGAAGGAAGTAAGATAAAAGGTAAAGCACGTTTCATAATTTTCCCATTTAATAGATTTGGCAATTTTAAAATAGGAGAATAATTTTATATAAAATTTAGAAGACTTGTGAGAACAAGTCTTTCCTTACAAATTAGCATGATTTACTTTAAAAGAAAAAATGATGCACAATAGATTAAAGTGTAATTAAAATTTTACATAGAATTGGTAATTTAAAAATAGGAGAATAATTTTATATAAAATAAAGTATCTTTGATAGAAAAAAAGGTTTGTTTATAAAGTATTTTGTACCATTTTATGTATCTATAGTAAAAATATTAAAAAAATGCTTGGGAAATACTTAAAAAATACTTGAAAAATGATAAAAACTAATATAATATAATAAATAAGAAAACTAAACAGTTTAAGGCAGAGAATAGAGAGCCGTTTTTAAATATTAGAAATCAACTTTATTTAGGACTTTTTATTTCTAAAATCTAGGTAAGATTTGATTTAAATTTAAAAGAGGTTTATTTTTTTGACAATCAATATAAACGTTTACAAAGCATGTTTAGCGATTTTAAAATAGGAGAATAATTTTATATAAAATAAAGGAAACTTGTAAGGAAAAATATTTTGTTTATAAAGTATTTAATACCAGTTTATGTATTACGAGTAAATAAATAAAAAAAATGATAAAAAGTACTTGAAAAATTATAAAAACTA from Clostridium sp. MB40-C1 includes these protein-coding regions:
- a CDS encoding glycyl-radical enzyme activating protein; its protein translation is MLKNEVNYEEKGIVFNIQRFSVNDGPGLRTIVFLKGCPLSCRWCSNPESQNKHRQVMFNIKNCIDCHQCEKVCKMTAIDFKFNYRIDRSKCMNCGECTENCYSGALVMSGEQITVQQVMEELKKDSVQFRRSKGGVTLSGGEPLMQSKFALELLKACKSIGWHTTIETTAYCREEVIEDILPWVDLVLLDIKTLDTNKHFEYIGVNNEPILENVKRITQSDVETIIRVPVIPEFNADKESIKHIAEFAKNLRTIKEIHLLPYHKFGTNKYEYIGREYGMRKEINTPSNNTMAKFKTIVEDLGICCNIGAH
- a CDS encoding peptidoglycan-binding protein, which translates into the protein MKSKKIMAITLAAGVFIGGVGVSPVKAFATTENKVQAKVSTQKELQSKVYKLLNKIKVNPNEKDIKEARRVIGDIDNHSYRSSCSYLLDLYINKNIDKNISSIDELVNAYKMNKKITSCEVEQNLGIKLDGKNLSKEDEKSLAQILSIINSLNVKTDIKTVSRDENKKAVAEGNVKVSVNGVTMDMKVWSDVDITGSNPKIKSIVEIPEALKVIMPAEYKDKKYFVYDISKILPNSEAVEATKMIDFQKLINSATNFGVSFNESFANFIKIADAKYDIVSKGDASKLGNNSVKAYKIDLNNEKLINVIKYALKDKKMTGLVKDYINDIMALDPNYSGTKVTDEQLSAALNQTIMILDKMKDAVQIDISIDVGVDKNGYVSYNKGNVKFTVNVGEIPKMSGDIQPKKDIVNTNSIYTLLFDFDSNISKINEDIKTNPMPEVNEKNSIDYMDFVTSLAKQNPNK
- the brnQ gene encoding branched-chain amino acid transport system II carrier protein translates to MKNLSKKDLIFISLMTFSLFFGAGNLIFPPFLGKLAGNSTWIALGGFLISAVGFPILAIVTISKAGGLHALASRVHIYFAVVFTIIIYLAIGPFLGIPRAGSLAFEMGVAPFLPSSISSSKLALFIYTLCYFLIAFWLCLTPSKLVDRFGKILTPILLVLISTIFICSLFKPIGPSALAQGNYVESPAFKGFLDGYMTMDAIAALNFGIVISIALKAKGIQDEKSITSNSIKAGLIAGLFLTIIYGMLAYLGASSQIRFPNTQNGAEILTNIVLYLFGKPGAVLLGIIFSLACLTTSVGLITSCSQYFTRLIPKVSYKTWVKILCSSSMVFANMGLTKILSISVPVLTAIYPVALTLIVLSLANDFFGGSSSVYRWSLLFVSFVSIIDSLKEFGFKLDFLINLFNYLPLYSKGLGWLVPAVIGALVGFIISLPKRSLVNVESN
- a CDS encoding DUF1836 domain-containing protein, which codes for MSNYKEDILNTINNLNLKEEIQLMDIPKLDLYMDQVITLFETGLNGSKRNEDDKILTKTMINNYTKDKILMPAKNKKYSRNHIIMMILIYNLKQSLAITDIKTLLSQTVENFNIDEENLELDKLYEIFLNIKNIESDNFNNQIGEKLDLILNEVSSLNENNDYYKILLTVLMLINKSNMYKKLAENIIDNYL
- a CDS encoding hemolysin III family protein, whose protein sequence is MTKNKIFREPINGFTHLFGAVVSLVGLIVLILKALISYPSSNLKVTSVIIFGVSLIFLYTASSVYHLVNSTDKVIKLLRRLDHSMIFILIAGTYTPICLVVLQGKLRWSIFIAVWSMALAGVLFKMIWFNMPRWLSTMFYILMGWFVVLFINPVSQSISMAGVVWLVLGGVFYTLGGIMYALKWPNLNLKFMGFHEIFHIFILLGSFSHYMCIFKYVI
- the lepB gene encoding signal peptidase I, which gives rise to MKANNFFKEWILPIGAAIILAILINQFLFFQVSVPTKSMYPTIKPKDRIIVTRIYDKKSLKTGDIIVFRSDELNETLIKRLIGLPGDEVKIDEEGLVYVNGKKIDQPYVVYSGGMSGTFKVPEGKYFFMGDNRGNSWDSRYWNEHYIEGSKIKGKARFIIFPFNRFGNFKIGE